The sequence CCATGGCTGAGAAAGAAGACCGCGATCTCGAAAAGACCTACACCACGGCCCAATTCGTCGCCAAGCTCCGCCGGCTGGCGGATGCGCTTGAAACCGGCGAGCGGTTTACGATCCAGATCGCCGGCGAACGGATCAACGT comes from Rhodothermales bacterium and encodes:
- a CDS encoding amphi-Trp domain-containing protein is translated as MAEKEDRDLEKTYTTAQFVAKLRRLADALETGERFTIQIAGERINVPAHATFNIEHERSDGEEEIEFQLTWKND